In Mus musculus strain 129S1/SvImJ chromosome 12 genomic scaffold, GRCm38.p6 alternate locus group 129S1/SvImJ 129S1/SVIMJ_MMCHR12_CTG3, the genomic stretch ctcctcctcctcctcctcctcctcctcctcctcctccacctcctcctcctctatgcatttatttttatcttacgtgaatgagtgttctgcctgcgtgtagtgcctaaggaggccagaggaaggctaCAGATGCCCTGAAACTAGTTCCAGATTGTTGTAACTTGTCATTGGAGGTCCTGGGAATCAACTGTAAGCCCTCTTCTAGAGCACCAAGTGTTCCTAcctactaagctatctctccagctcatctGGCTAGTTTTTCCCAACCTTAGACTTCTCTGTGTGCCCAGGTCACCAACATTTATCTCCTCTCCTGTAAGGATCACCACTATATCAACATGCTCTCCCTGGGGACCAGAGGTAGCAGTAGCACCCTCCCATGGATTCTTCCACCTTCGAGTGATTGTTAATCCAGACCACAGTGTTCCTCTTATAATTACTGACAAGACCACTTCTCACCCGGTGCCTTGGTTTCTTCCCTACAAAATGGGTTGGGGACCTGTGCTTCAAGACCAtttcaggtggaaactgaactgTTGAAAGAAATTGTGAGGAACTGGATCACCCATCAGTGCAATGTCGGTCTGCTGTGCTGTCACTTGATAACTTCGAGTGCATAGTTTATCATCTCCCTTCCCAGCAAACTGAAGGGCAATAACAACTTCCCTGCAGGACCCTGGGAGTTCACACAAGTGAGGGCTCAGGACAACACTGGACAGATGGAGAGCATCCTATCTGATCTTACTTTGTTTTCACACGTGCATTTGTGTGATGTGTGAACAagtatgtgcaaacacacaccagtgcatgtgtgtacaaaGGCTTCAAGTTGATGTTGGGTGATTTCCTCAGCCACTTTCCAACTCATTCTTCAAAGTAGTGTCTCTCATTGAACTTCTCTCAGAGCTTCTTCGAGATTCTGGCAAGCAAAGCCAACCCACTTGTCTCATGGATGTCCTGTCCCTTACTCCCCCCTCCCctatgctgggattgtaggtggcTACTATGTCCCTATCTTATGTGGTTTCTCGACAACTAAACTCCTATCCTCACACTTGCCTAACAAGTGCTTTAGCTACAGAACTGtctccatttttaaaacattttttcttcaaagataGCAGTTCAGAACAATGCTTAATCTAGGCTGGGCACAGTGCCTGTTACTAGACCACCACAGTTACTTTGATATTGTGTCAAGTGGTAGCTGGTAGGAGTCACCACAGCCCTGACCTTgcatctctttctgtgtcttgcaGGAAAATGACTCCCTCCATCTCATGGGGTCTACTGCTTCTGGCAGGCCTGTGTTGCCTGGTCCCCAGCTTTCTGGCTGAGGATGTTCAGGAGACAGACACCTCCCAGAAGGATCAGTCCCCAGCCTCCCATGAGATCGCTACAAACCTGGGAGACTTTGCAATCAGCCTATACCGGGAGCTGGTCCATCAGTCCAACACTTCCAACATCTTCTTCTCCCCAGTGAGCATTGCCACAGCCTTTGCTATGCTCTCCCTAGGGAGCAAGGGTGACACTCACACGCAGATCCTAGAGGGCCTGCAGTTCAACCTCACACAAACATCGGAGGCTGACATCCACAAGTCCTTCCAACACCTCCTCCAAACCCTCAACAGACCAGACAGTGAGCTGCAGTTGAGCACAGGCAATGGCCTCTTTGTCAACAATGACCTGAAGCTGGTGGAGAAGTTTCTGGAAGAGGCCAAGAACCATTATCAGGCAGAAGTCTTCTCTGTCAACTTTGCAGAGTCAGAGGAGGCCAAGAAAGTGATTAATGATTTTGTGGAGAAGGGAACCCAAGGAAAGATAGTTGAGGCAGTGAAAGAACTGGACCAAGACACAGTTTTCGCCCTGGCAAATTACATTCTTTTTAAAGGTAAGTGGCGGAACCAGCATGAGTTGGCGTCCATGGAGACACCCATACATATTCTTGAGGACCAGTTTCTGAGCTCTCACGCCAGGCTGTTGTATTGCTCCATCACATTCCCTACTCTATGATGTGTAAACTCTGACATCTTTCAAATTATCAATTAAGCTTAGGAATTGGCTTCAAACATCAAGTCCACTgacttctttgaaggactgattgGGTCCTTGTTTGTCCTAATGTTCATCTCCCCTACAAAGGAGAGTTGTAGAATGTGCACTCCTTCCCCAGCTTCAGAACCAACCGTCCTGGTTGTGATGGTCTGAAGAGAGTACCATTCCATGGAGTGTACTTGATCAGCCCCTCTGTTGCAAACCACCATTTTGACCTCGGGAAACATTGGCTCGAATCTGGCCACTCTAATCTATTAGCCTTGATATTGGACCAGCCATTTTACCTGTTTGGGGTGTGACTGTCCATATTACAAAGGACAAAGCTATCTGACTGCTGTGTGGGAAATTAAAGAATTAGGGAGGTTACCCAGTGCACTGACATAAGCACCTGATCAACTAACATCCCAAGCAGGGCCTCCAGCCTGGAAGTCATTAGGTCAAGACTCTTCAGAGATTGGAGTCAAAAGCAGAAGCTGCTCTGGCCTTCATGACTCCCTTGCCACCAACAGAGTCCTGTGGAGGAGACTATCAGGCCAGCACAgctcaagtcccagcacttctgtgACAAGTGTAGGTGTCAACTCCACCCCAACCCATTCACCAATTCCTATCCAAAAGGAAGGTGAAGTTAGGATTCCTGTTGTCCTTCTCTTGCCGACAGCCTTGATCTTGGGTCCCTGAGAACCCTGCCCACTCTGACAGCTTCAGAGATGGGTCCCTGAGACCTGTGTCCACTCCAATGACCTTGGTGACAGGTTCCCTGGAGCCTCTCCCACTCTAGTGGCCTTGTTGATATGTCTCTGAGACtctaagccattctgatgggtTCTTGTTGATGGTTCCCCAAAGTCCCCACCTACTCCAGTATTCTTATACAGCAGATAGGCTTCTGTACTGAACCCTTGAATGTTGAAAGGGGCTTGAGGTGCCAGAAAACATTTGTCCTGAGTGATGACTGAATTGCCAATGAGTGTGCCACTCCTGATAAGAAGCTAACAAATAGAATTGTCAGAAATTCCATTGATAACCCCAAGTCACCTTTCTATAAGTATATAACAattatgtaagatattttctaGGCACAACGGGGATGGTAGCTCTCAGGTTCTGTGGTCTGGAAAGTCTAAGTCCTCCTTGAGTCCTGAGTTACCCTCACCAAAGTGCCTGGGCAGCCTAGAAGTCTAGTAGTGCCACCCCCGCCCCCCGGGCACATGAAAAGTCAATGGGCTGTGTCATCACCTCATTGGCTAAGGTCTGCTCTCACTCTCCCCTCTTCAGGCAAATGGAAGAAGCCATTCGATCCTGAGAACACTGAAGAAGCTGAGTTCCACGTGGACAAGTCCACCACGGTGAAGGTGCCCATGATGACCCTCTCGGGCATGCTTGATGTGCACCATTGCAGCACACTCTCCAGCTGGGTGCTGCTGATGGATTACGTGGGCAACGCCAGTGCTGTCTTCCTCCTGCCCGAAGATGGGAAGATGCAGCATCTGGAGCAAACTCTCAGCAAGGAGCTCATCTCTAAGATCCTGCTAAACAGGCACAGAAGGTGACGCCCAGACAGAGACCTTCCCTGAGTGTCCCAAAGGACAGAAAGTGCTTGCAGAGGGTGGACTATAATCCAAGACCACATCTAAGTGTATAGGCCAGAAATAGAGCTCTCTGGGCAAGTTTGCAGAGCAAGGCTCTGTTCCTATCAGTCCTCTGAGGAGCTGCTAGGTCTCCAGGACCCAGCTTTCCTAGAGCATGCTCCACAGATCAGAGGACCTGTGCACTCTGAGTTCCGGGCTCTGCTGCCTGTGAGAAACCATGAGCTACATGGAACTTCTGGCAGTCCTGAGGTTAAGTGTGTTAAGTCCAGAGGTTGTATCCTTCCTTCCTGGCCAGGCCTCTGATTAGGTCTAAAACCAATAAAAGTGCAGAGAAGCAGATAAGGCTAAGACCAGAGTGGGTACCAGATCCTGAGGGCTGGTCAGACCCTATTGGGCCCTTCTCTTTCCCTGTAGTTTAGCTTTCAGCCCTATGAGGGTGAGGGGAATGTCACTCAGCTGCACTTACCCTAGCTCCCCTGAGAGA encodes the following:
- the Serpina1b gene encoding alpha-1-antitrypsin 1-2 precursor (The RefSeq protein has 6 substitutions compared to this genomic sequence), which produces MTPSISWGLLLLAGLCCMVPSFLAEDVQETDTSQKDQSPASHEIATNLGDFAISLYRELVHQSNTSNIFFSPVSIATAFAMLSLGSKGDTHTQILEGLQFNLTQTSEADIHKSFQHLLQTLNRPDSELQLSTGNGLFVNNDLKLVEKFLEEAKNHYQAEVFSVNFAESEEAKKVINDFVEKGTQGKIVEAVKELDQDTVFALANYILFKGKWKKPFDPENTEEAEFHVDKSTTVKVPMMMLSGMLDVHHCSILSSWVLLMDYAGNASAVFLLPEDGKMQHLEQTLNKELISKILLNRRRRLVQIHIPRLSISGDYNLKTLMSPLGITRIFNNGADLSGITEENAPLKLSKAVHKAVLTIDETGTEAAAATVFEAVPMSMPPILRFDHPFLFIIFEEHTQSPIFVGKVVDPTHK